TACTCCAATTGTTGTAAACGGCGTAATTCTCACAGATACAGCAAGACACTATCTTGTAGGTATGATGATCATAATGTCTGTATACATGATAGGAAGGGCGGTCAATACAGTAACGATCAACGGAGTTCTTGATGGCGGCGGAGACACGCTTTTTGACATGTACAGTCTTATTGTCACAATGTGGTGTATTGCGATTCCGCTGGCACTTGCCGGAGCTTTTGTATTCCACTGGTCTCCTCTTCTGGTTTATGCCTGCACCTGCCTTGATGAAGTAGGTAAGATTCCGTGGGTAATGTACAGATTCAGGAAATATAAGTGGGTTCAGGACCTTACAAGATAACCTGTAATTTTAAGCGTGTAAAATATAATTTTACAAAATAAATATTTGATAATATAATTTCCTTATAACAATTGTTGTTTTTATGGTAAGGAGATAATTATGGAGTACAGGCAGAATAGAAACGGGGAACCGATATCAATCCTTGGCTATGGATGTATGCGTTTTACTACAAATGGCCTTGGTATAGACATTGATAAGACAGAAAAAGAGATAATGAAAGCCTATGAGATGGGCGTTAATTATTTTGATACTGCTTATGTTTACTCAGGTAGTGAAGCAGCTCTTGGAGAAATCCTTGAACGAAATGGCATCAGAGAAAAGGTAAATATAGCAACCAAGCTTCCTCAGTATCTTGTTGGTAGCAGAGCTGCTCTTGATAAGTATTTTGATGAAGAATTAAAGAGACTTCGTACAACATATGTAGATTATTATCTTATGCACCATATGACAGCCCTGAATCAGTGGGACAAGCTCGAAAGAGTCGGAATCAGAGAATGGGTTGAGGAAAAGAAAAAGAGCGGACAGATCAGGAATATCGGTTTTTCCTATCATGGAAACACAGAGGACTTCATAGGTATCCTTGATTCATACGACTGGGATTTCTGTCAGATTCAGTATAATTACATGGATGAGCATTCTCAGGCAGGTCGTAAGGGACTTGAATATGCAGCCAAGAAGGGAATTCCTGTAGTCATCATGGAGCCTCTTCGCGGAGGTAAGCTTGTTAACCTTCTTCCCAATAAGGCAAAAGAGCTGATAAGAGCGCAGGATACAGGCTATACTCCTGCAGAGTACGGCCTTAGATGGTTATGGAATCAGCCGGAAGTCACATGCGTTTTGTCAGGAATGAACTCAATTGAAATGGTTGAGGAGAATTGCAGGATTGCATCTGATGCAAAGGCAGGCTCTTTTACCCAGGCAGATTTTGAGCTAATAGATCAGGTCAAGAAAATAATATCTGAATCAGAGCTTGTAGGATGTACTGGCTGCAGATATTGTATGCCTTGCCCTAAGGGAGTTGATATTCCTGCATTATTTAGAGTTTACAATATGACTGCCCTTGAGAGTAAATCGGCAGCCAGATTTGAATATGCCCAGACTGTCGGACTTAAGAAAGAGCCGGCATTTGCAACTCAGTGTATAGAATGTGGAAAGTGTGAACAGCATTGTCCTCAGAGCATACCGATCAGGAAGATGATCAAAGAGGCAGACAAGGTCGTACGCCCTCTTCCTTACAAGATTGGAATAGATATAGTCAGAAAGTTCATGCTAAGAGGATAATATCAGACGTCGCCATCCTCAGGTTCGATGCTGATAATATCATCGATAGCAATGACAGACCTGTCCATCAGAATTATAGTGCGGCTTACGGAATCTATTTTCCTGATACTGGCATTTACTGTAACGTAATCACCTCCGGCTTTAAGTGAGTCCGGAACAAAGTAAGTGATCGAAGCTTTTGGATTGGTTGTAATAACTGAATTAAGATTTGACAGTGTTAAGTCGAGCTCAGCCTTTTTTTCTTCGCTGAGCTCGATTTTGTTAACAGTAAGACGGGAAGTTTCATTGACAGCATCGTCATATCCAGTTAGGGCGGCAAAAGGTGCAAACTGCGCAGCCCTGTTTTCAAGAGGCATTGGCGTATGCTTTTTGGAAATTGGCCTGTCCATATATATCATATCTTTGTATTTATCTATACTCATGCCTTGTGTCCACCAATCTGTTTAGCTCTGTCTAGTCCTGTGGCGCCTTCTTCATAGGCAGTTCCACGAACGATCGCAGTCTTTCCGAATTTCTTTTGTATTTCCATAGTAGCCTTCTGAAGCGCCTTGGCCTTGGCATCCTTGGACTCTTTCTCCTTCCTCTCCTGTTCCTTTTTATCATAATCTACAAAAAGAGACAGCTGCTCATAAGAGGATTCTTTTTCCCTGGCTGCATCTGCTTCACTTAGAACATGTGCCGCGACAATATTAATACGTCTTATAAGGAGAGCTTCATTAACCTGTATGTCATAGATCCTAAGAGCACTCTCAATAATGTGACTACTAAGATTTGTAAATTCTTCAAGATTATCACTTCCGTGGGCGTGTACAGGAACAAGACGGCCATAGTAGTCTTTGGCAATTTCTCCGTGATATTTTTTCCTGATCTCAGGGTCATTTAGACTTTCAATGTCATAACCAACAGACAGAACGATCTGGTCTGTAACCTTCTCCTCTTCCATCAGCTGCATTGCAAGGGCTTCAGCCATTTCTTTAACTATTATCCTGCCCTTATCAAAGGTATACGGGCAGTGAAGAACCTGCCCCTGACTGACACTGTTGTTATCGGGTTTGTAGGCCTTGACCATCTCCATTGTGCATGGTTCATAGCCCCAGGCATGGTCAATTAAAAGCTCGGCATTAATACCAAACTGTTTGTAGAGAATATCTTCGTTAAAAAAATCTCTCTCTCCTCCAAGGCTGCATCTAGCGATATCTCCCATGGTTCTGATCCCGAGAGCATTGAGTTTTTTGGTATAACCACGGCCAACTCTCCAAAAGTCAGTAAGAGGTTCATGATCCCACAAAAGCTTTCTGTAGCTGATTTCGTCAAGTTCAGCCATACGCACACCATTTTCATCGGGCATAGTGTGTTTGGCAACAATATCCATAGCTACCTTGGCAAGGTACATATTTGTTCCTATTCCGGCAGTCGCAGTTATCCCGGTTTCTTTCATTACATTTTTGATCATCTCCTGCGCAAGCTCTCTGGGAGTCTTGTTATATATCCCAAGATACTTGGTAACATCCATAAATACTTCGTCAATAGAATAGACATGGATATCCTCAGGAGAAATGTATCTAAGGTAAATTTGATAAATCTGAGTGCTGAGCTCGATATACCTAGACATTCTTGGAACTGCGGCAATGAAGGAAAGCTTAAGAGATGGGTCTTTATCCAGGGCTTCTTCATCATCGGATTCGCCTGTGAACTTATGCCCCGGGGCTTTGCGCAGCCTTTCTGCATTTATCTCTTTAACTCTTTGAGTAACTTCAAATAGCCTTGCTCTTCCGGGAATTCCAAACTTTTTAAGAGATGGAGAAACTGCAAGACAAATAGTCTTTTCAGTTCTGCTCCTGTCAGCAACCACAAGGTTTGTGGTGAGCGGATTGCGGTCTAAATCCTGACATTCAACAGATGCATAAAAAGACTTAAGATCTATTGCAATATAATAATTTTGACGAACATTAGTTTTGTTTTGCATAATTCTATTTTACAACAAGAGGGCTAAAAATTGCATTTCTTTGCGACTTTTTTGATAAAAGAGTATTATTAAGAGGACTGTTAACATATTTGGAGATGAAAAATGAGAAAAATACTAATTACTAATGACGACGGAATTGAGTCAGATGGCATCAGAAGACTGGCAGAGGCGGCCAAAGAGTTTGGTGAAGTCTGGGTTATAGCACCTGAGAGTCAGAGGAGCGCTGCATCACACAGTATTACACTGCGTCATCCGATAGATGTCCATCCTTATAATTTTTCTGTCGCTGGAGTTCATGCTTATTCATGTACAGGAACACCGGCCGATTGTGTAAGAGTCGGACTTTTAAATATTCTTCCGGAGAGACCTGACGTGATAATGTCCGGAATAAATTTTGGCTATAACGTTGCATGTGATATTCAGTATTCAGCAACCGCAGGAGCAGCCTTTGAGGGAGAGTTTCAGGGAGTGCTTTCTATAGCTTTTTCTGAAGGAGCATCATCTGAGCATGGGGCAACAGATAAGTATCTGAGAGATATCATGGCGGAATTAATTGATAAGCCCTATGTTCAGGGACAGATCTGGAATGTGAATTTCCCCAATTGTAATGGAGATGAGTGTAAAGGAATACTCAGAGACAGAAAGGTTTCCAGAAAGTCCTTTTTTACAGACAGATACAGAGAAGTTGAGGAATTTGCAAATGGCGGTGTGAGCCTCGTTGTGGATGGTGTGTTTAATCCACAGAAAGAAGAGGAAACAGATTACGGCGCAGTTCTTGACCAGTATGTATCTATAGGAATTGTCAGAAATGTTGGATAACACGTAACAAAAGATTTGGCTGTTCGTATATATATGATATAGGTGTCAAAAGTTATGAATGTGAAAATGACTTTGGTAATTATATAGATATTGCTATATGAGGAGGGTATTATGAAGAAAAAAGTATTGGCTGTACTTCTGATTGCTGCAATGCTCACAGGTTGTGGAAATGCTGCAAGTGTAGACACTAATTCATCTGAAAGCACATCAGATCAGGAGGCGGAAACAGTTCAGAATGAGAATAAGACTGATTCTGCAAATTCAGGAACAGACATTGTTCCTATTTCTACTAATGAGTCACTTCTTGGAAGTGAAGAAACGATCTATTATGACCAGGGACTTGTTCCGTCAATTCCAGAATATAAGGTAGAGCAAGGACTTACTAATGTTGTGATACATCCGAGTCTCAGGTACAGGCTCGATATATCAGAAGAGAGTGAATATAATCATCCACAGGCTCTTATTGATAAACTGTCAGAGAATAGTTTTGCTATTATTCCCGGGTATGCTGAAGAATTCTTTGATGTTTATGAAGGAAACAGATACGGTCAGATTCCTAACTTTATCACAGTTGATTCTCTGATGCATACATATCACTTATATTTTGCGCATCTCATGAAGACCTCAGAAAAGACATATCTTGCTGATGAGCTGAAGAGCCTTGGAGCAGATATGCTCAGGCTTTCAGAGGAGCAGTTTGAAGCCCTTAAGGGAACTGAATGGGAGAATGCAGCTCGCAGAAATGTAGCATTTTTCTATATTGGAAGTCTTCTTCAGGATGAGGCAACAGAGATTCCAACAGCAGCTTTAGATGATGAGAGTATCTGCAGGGATGAATATGACAAAATAATGGCAGCTGCAGGAATTGATGATTGTGCGCTTACAGGACTTGTCGAGGACTATAGTCAGTACAAGGTACGCGGATATTACGAGGGAGATGAGCAGCTTGAGAAGTATTTCAGAGCCATGATGTGGTATGGCAGGATCGGATTTGCCCTTGATAATGAAGATATGGTAAAGAGCGCGATTCTCCAGACCTGTGCTCTTAGTACGGTTCAGAATAAATGGGATGGAATATATAAGATCACAAGCTTTTTTGCCGGAGCTTCAGATGATCCGGGCTTTATAGAGTTTAATCAGATACTAACAGACGTTTACGGACAGATTTCTGATGTACAAGGTCTGTCAGCTGATAGTGCTTCGTTAAATGAAGTGATGAATAAAGTCAAAGACCTCAAAATGCCTCAGATCAACTCAGTTCCAGTAGAAGATGGAGACAATCCTGTTATTCCAACCTATAGATTTATGGGACAGAGATTTACAGTAGATGCAGCTATCATGCAAAGGCTTGTATACAGCTCGGTAAAAGAAAATTCGAATGGAGAAAAGAGATATCTTCCTGATGTACTCGATACTCCTGCTGCACTTGGCTCAGATGAAGCGCTGAAAATCCTTGAAGAAAAGGGCGCTACAGACTATGAAGGATACACAGATAATCTGACGATCATGTCTGAGCACTTTAACAATGACGATGCGACGCTTTGGAATGCAAGTCTTTATTCAGGATGGCTCAACACCCTTAGACCACTTTTGGAAGAAAAAGGTCAGGGATATCCTTCATATATGCATAGCAGTGAGTGGAACAAAAAGAATCTCGAAACCTTTGCAGGGTCTTACACAGAGCTCAAACATGACACAGTTCTTTATGCTAAACAGATAATGGCAGAAATGGGTGGTGGCGATGAAGAAGTGCTGGATGACAGAGGATATGTTGACCCACAGCCTGTTGTTTACAGCAGATTCAAATTCCTGTCAGAAAAGACCAAAGAAGGTCTTGATGGTTATGGGATGTTAAGTGATTCATCCAGAGAAAATCTCGATAAGCTTTCGGAAATAGCAGGAACTCTTTTGGCAATATCAGAAAAAGAGCTTAAAAATGAAGAACTTAGCGATGACGACTACGAATTTATCAGAAGCTACGGCGGATATATAGAGCATTTCTGGAGAGAAGCTAATCAGGATAACCTTGATGAAGAGCTCTATGACAGTAATCAGGCGCCATGTGAAGTAGTCACAGATATAGCAACTGATCCAAATGGAACAGTTCTGGAAATTGGTACGGGAAGAGTTGACACTATCTACGTAGTATTTCCTATTGATGGGGAGCTCCATGTTGCAGTGGGTGGTGCATACAGCTTCTATCAGTTTGAAGAGAGCATTGACAATCGTCTTACAGATTCCCAGTGGAGAAATATGATGAAGGGCGGATATCTGGATGACAACTGGGATTGGATTACTGTAGAGAACAAATATGAAAGAGCTGACTGGACAAAGAGCTACAGAGTTGGTGAATGATGAAGAGCTTTTTATTTAAAAAAGTTAACTTTAAGAAGCTACTGCTATCCTTTGGGATAGTAGTAGCTTCTTGCGTTGCAATAAGCGCAGTTTTGGGGTGGGAAAGAAACTTTATTCCGAATTGGGTTAGATGGCAGGAAAAAAGCATTGAACTAAAGTTTGATGAAGATAAGGCAAGATATACAACGGAAATAAAGTCAAAACGTCTGGAAGTAAGAAGCGACAAAGGTGAAAGAACTTTTTTAACAGATGAAAAGCTTAAGATCCAGGACGCTTTAACTACGGATATTGACAGTGATGGAAAGCCTGAAATCATTGCAGTTGTCTGGAAGAAGGGACTATTTGGCAGACACAGACCCTTTTGGATACAGTCTGATGAAAAGACATATTCGCAGCATGTATTTATATATGGAGTTGATGAGAAGGGTACAGTAACTCAGAAATGGTTTGCCTCTGAAACCGGAATCCTTATAAACAGAATGAAACTTATGGAAAAGAATAACAGGATTCTTTTATTTGAGGATATCGATGGTAACTGTACCCTCTGGAAATGGGAGAGTTTTGGGCTTAAGAATATAGAGAATAAGGTCAGTTTTGTAGCCTTTGGAGACAATCTGATACACACTCCGATTTATGAATATGCAAACAGAGCCGAAAAGGGAAAATTTGATTTTCTCTATAAGCCTTTTTTAGATGACATAAAAAGCGCTGATATTGCTGCATTTAATGCAGAGTCTGCTTTAGTAGATGATGCCAGAATGATATCAGGATACCCTTCTTTTGGAGCTCCGACCGCCGTTGGTGATGCTATTGTAAATGCCGGCTTTGACATCGCTGTATGTGCCAATAACCATATTCTTGATAAAGGAATAGGAGAACTTGAATATACCAAAAGGTTCTATGAATCAGAAAATCTAATATGTCCGGGAATTCAGGATAGGAAAGATGTTTCTCTTAGGCCCTATGAACTTATTAGTAGAAACGGTATTTCTTTTGCCATATTTTCATATACCTACGGAACAAATGCAGGGGATATATCAGAGAAATTCCCATATGTAGTTCATTATCTTCCAAAGAGTGATGAAGAACGAAATGAGCTACTCTGGAATTTACAAAGAGCACGAGAAGAAGCAGATATTGTAATGGTTTTTGCTCATTGGGGAGATGAATACCAAGAAGCGGCAAATTCCGGACAGAGAGAAATGGCGGCTCTTTTTGCCAAGGGCGGAGCTGATATAGTCATAGGAAGTCATCCGCATGTAATTCAGGAAGTTGAAGAAATCGAAAGACCTGATGGAGAAAAATGCCTTGTATATTACTCGCTGGGCAATTTTGTAGCGGACCAGGGAATGGAAGCCGGCACAAAGGCTGGAGGAGAGGCAGTCATAAGCTTTGAACATACCTATGATGGGGTAAAAGTTACAGGACATGAGCTAAGAGAAATAACGTCATATTGGAAAGATCTGATAAAAACTAAATAAAATCTAAAAACTTTATTAAAAATTGCAAAATGTAACCAGTGAATAGCACTTTTTGGTAAGCATACTATACGAAAATACTAAATAATTATATTTAGTACAATTGTGTTTAGGGGATTTGCACAAAACAAACTAGTAAAACAGGAGGAAAAGTATAGGTATGCACAAAAGATGGTTGGGGATATCATCGTTTGTTATGGCAGGTCTTTTAACTGTAACAAATGTTGGTACCGGTGTAACACAGGTATTTGCTGCAGAAGCAGCAACTGGTAGCTCACTGGTTGCTGAAGTGGAAGAAGCAGCAGTAGAAGAAAGTTCAGCTGAGACAAGTGTAGAAGATGCTGCTGATGAGGCTTCTTCTGAGGCTTCAGTGGCTGAAGAAGCTACAGAGGAGTCTTCAGATGAATCTGCAAAGGAAGCAACAGATGAGGCTTCAGCTGAAACATCAGCAGAGCCAGCTGAAGAAGAAAATAGTCTTGTTTTCTTTAACAGATGGAATCAGAGTGCCAAGACTTCAGGAAAGCTCGTTTTTTCCAAGCAGTATGAGGAGTATTGCTATGATCTTGGAGAGACAGTTCCAGTAGCTAATGTTAAGGCACTTACTGTAAAAGTTTCTAAACAGGATAAGAACGTTGCAATCAAGCTCTATGACGCAGACATGACTGAGAAGTATGCAAATTATGGCTGTGATAAGAATTGTGAATATGTATTTAATCCTACATATGATGGCAATGTTAGATATATTGGTGTTATGTCAATGGCATCAGGAGAAGCTGAGTACCCATATGGCATCACTATTGACGAGGTTGTTGTTGATAAGCAGGAGACAGAAGCTCCTAAGAACGAGGAGACAATTGTTCTTGAGGGAGATGCGCTTAAGTTTACTGAGGCATGGGAAGGTACTGAAGTAGACGGAGCAACTCTTGAGTTTGACAAAGAGTGGCGTGAGTACAGAGTTTCTCTTGGAAAGACACTTCCGGGACCTGATGTTAAGTCAGTAAAGGTTACATTTGCAGAAGCTAATAAGCAGAGCATCTGCATTAAGACATATGGAGGCGGTACAGAGCTCAAGGCTGACTATGGTAAAAATGGCAGCAAGAGCTACACAACATATCCTAATGTTACAGCTGATGTTGATGCAATTGCTATCATGGCAATGAATGAACAGACATATCCATTTAGCGTAACAGTAGAAAAGATTGAAGTTGTTGTAGATACAACTCCTGCAGAGGACAGACCTCAGGCTGGCGTTGAGTATGATATCGTCGACCTCAGAAAGCCTGTAGCAGAGCTTATGGGTGATGATTTCATCATCGGAACAGCAGCAAGCTACGATGAGTTTGGCGATCCACTTGATATGGAGCTTGTTTACAAGCACTTCAATGGAGTAACTCTTGGTAACGAGCTTAAGCCTGATTCAATGCTCAGAAAAGATGCTGAGATAGTTGATTATGAGCTCAATGGTGAGATGGTTCCATTCCCTGTTCTTGATTTCTCAAGACCTGAGGATCGTCTTGACAGATTCGTTAAGTGGAATGAAGAACATCCTGAAAAGAAAATCCAGGTAAGAGGCCATGTTCTTGTTTGGCATTCACAGACTCCTTCATTCTTCTTCCATGAAGATTATGACACATCCAAGCCTTATGTAACTCCTGACGTAATGAATAAGCGTCTTGAGATCTACATCAGAGAAGTTGCTAAGCACTTCACAGCAGAAGACAGCAAGTACAAAGATCTCTTCTATGGATGGGATGTTGTTAACGAAGCAGTAAGTGATGGAACAGGTACTTACAGAAATGCATCTGAGAGATCAGAGTGGTGGGGAGTTTACGGCTCACAGGAGTTCATCACAAACGCATTCGTATATGCTAACAGATATATGCCTGCTGATATCGCTCTTTTCTATAACGATTATAACGAGACAGTAAGCAGCAAGATGGGTGGTATCTGCCAGCTTCTTAGAGATGTTAAGGCAACACCTGGTGCAAGAATTGATGGTATGGGTATGCAGGCTCACTACCAGATTGCATCCAACAATCCTTCAATGGAGCAGTTCAAGACAGCAGCCAAGGCTTATGCAGCTATCGTTGACCAGGTTCAGGTAACTGAGCTTGACTTCAAGGGTGCTACAAGTGCCAAGGATGACAGACTTGCGGAGAGATACAAAGCAGTTTATGACACAATCAGAAGACTTAGAGAAGACGGCGTAAACTTCACAGGTATGACAATCTGGGGAGTAACAGATAAGCATTCATGGCTCCAGTCATCAAACAATAACGGTGGCGGCGCAGACGGAAGCGCAAGACAGTATCCACTTCTCTTTGATGATTACTACAAGGCTAAGGATTGCTTCTGGGCAATTGCAAATGCCGGAGAACTTGAGCCTGAAGTAAAGTCAATAACACTTGTACAGAATGTAAATAATGATTTCTCAGCTGGTAATGTATATGAGTTTGTTGCTGGCAAGTTTATCCCTATGTGGAGTGAGAATGGCATCGACGTTAAAGTTGTAATAAAAGATACAACAACTGGCCAGGATGATTTCTTTACAGTTTATGCAGATGACGGAACAGGAATCAAATCAGTAGTAGTAAAGAGAGAAGAAGCAACAGAAAATGAAAATGGATACGAGGCAGTAGTAAATGTTCCTGTTGACTTTGAAGCTCTTACAGCTAACAAGGTTAAGTTTGATATTGTAGTTAATGACGGTGATTTCCTTGCTGTATTTAACGACACAACATTTAAGCATGCTCAGTCCAGCAAGTTCTTTGCTGAAACAGTAATTAAGCCACTTGCAGTAGTTAAGAAGGGCACACCTGTTATTGATGGTGAGTTTGATGATGAAGCCTGGAAGACAGCAGATGAGCTTCCTGTAGCTATCAAAGTTGGTGCTAAGGCATCTGCAAGCGCCAAGATCCTTTGGGATGATGAATACCTCTATGTACTTGCTGATGTTAAAGATTCAGTTCTCAACAAGGCATCTTCAGATGCATGGGAGCAGGATTCAGTTGAAATCTTTGTAGATGAGAATAACAACAAGACAAGTACTTATGAAGCAGATGACAAGCAGTACAGAATCAACTTCGAGAATACACACAGCTTTAATGGTACAAAGTGTGTAGAAGAAAACATCAAGTCTGAAGTAGTTGTTACAGAAGATGGCTACAAGATTGAAGCAGCACTTAAGTGGACAGACATAGCTCCTGTAGAAGGTGCTAAGGTAGGCCTTGATATTCAGGTTAACGATGCAGACAACTCAGGCAAGAGAGTAGGAACACTTAACTGGGCTGACAAGACTGGTAATGGCTGGTCATCAACAGAAGTATTTGGAACAATTCTTCTTGCAGATGGATCAGATGTTCCTACACCAGAAGTTCCTACACCAGAGACACCAGAAGAACCTGAAGGAACACTTGTTACCAAGTATGGCAAGACATATGTAGTTACAGCAAATGGCGAGAAACTGACAGGTCTTCAGAAAGTAGATGGCAACATGTACTATTGCAAGGCTGATGGTAAGGTTTCAAAGAATGCATTATTTACATTTGAGGGTGCAGTTTACTGCGCAGGTGCTGATGGTGTTCTTGCAAGAAATGTTAAGCTTGAGAAATATCATAACGAATATTTCTTCGGCGATGATTGCAAGGCGAAGACTGGCTTTGTGACATATGATGGACAGGATTACTTCTGTAAGGACAATGGAAGAGTTGCCAAGGACTATATGATCACAGTTGGTGACAAAAAGTACTACGCAAAGAAAGACGGAACACTTGCTAAGAATGAGCAGATTGTTAAACTGTTCCGCAGATACACATTTGACGAGAACGGTGTTCTTATCAAGACAGAAAAAGGTATTTTCTAATCGTTTTATTTATAGTAAAAATTAATCCCCAGAGGGAGGCAGAGCTTCTGCCTTCCTCTTTTTAAGTCTGTGGTTTTACACTAAACAACGAATTTGTTATACTCTTCATGATGTTTATTAGATGGAGAAATATATGGGCTTTAATTCCTTTACGTTTTTACTTATATTCCTTCCGATTCTTCTTATTGGATGGAACATTTTAAATAAGATAGAGAAATATGCAGTGGCAGATGTATTCCTTATTGGTATGTCACTGTATTTCTATTACACTTTTGGAGCAGGATTTTTACTGGTCCTACTGATCAGCACTTCGGTTAATTACCTGTTAAGCGGCATTTTGGCTTGGAAAGAGCAAAAAGAAATAG
The sequence above is a segment of the Butyrivibrio proteoclasticus B316 genome. Coding sequences within it:
- a CDS encoding endo-1,4-beta-xylanase, whose product is MHKRWLGISSFVMAGLLTVTNVGTGVTQVFAAEAATGSSLVAEVEEAAVEESSAETSVEDAADEASSEASVAEEATEESSDESAKEATDEASAETSAEPAEEENSLVFFNRWNQSAKTSGKLVFSKQYEEYCYDLGETVPVANVKALTVKVSKQDKNVAIKLYDADMTEKYANYGCDKNCEYVFNPTYDGNVRYIGVMSMASGEAEYPYGITIDEVVVDKQETEAPKNEETIVLEGDALKFTEAWEGTEVDGATLEFDKEWREYRVSLGKTLPGPDVKSVKVTFAEANKQSICIKTYGGGTELKADYGKNGSKSYTTYPNVTADVDAIAIMAMNEQTYPFSVTVEKIEVVVDTTPAEDRPQAGVEYDIVDLRKPVAELMGDDFIIGTAASYDEFGDPLDMELVYKHFNGVTLGNELKPDSMLRKDAEIVDYELNGEMVPFPVLDFSRPEDRLDRFVKWNEEHPEKKIQVRGHVLVWHSQTPSFFFHEDYDTSKPYVTPDVMNKRLEIYIREVAKHFTAEDSKYKDLFYGWDVVNEAVSDGTGTYRNASERSEWWGVYGSQEFITNAFVYANRYMPADIALFYNDYNETVSSKMGGICQLLRDVKATPGARIDGMGMQAHYQIASNNPSMEQFKTAAKAYAAIVDQVQVTELDFKGATSAKDDRLAERYKAVYDTIRRLREDGVNFTGMTIWGVTDKHSWLQSSNNNGGGADGSARQYPLLFDDYYKAKDCFWAIANAGELEPEVKSITLVQNVNNDFSAGNVYEFVAGKFIPMWSENGIDVKVVIKDTTTGQDDFFTVYADDGTGIKSVVVKREEATENENGYEAVVNVPVDFEALTANKVKFDIVVNDGDFLAVFNDTTFKHAQSSKFFAETVIKPLAVVKKGTPVIDGEFDDEAWKTADELPVAIKVGAKASASAKILWDDEYLYVLADVKDSVLNKASSDAWEQDSVEIFVDENNNKTSTYEADDKQYRINFENTHSFNGTKCVEENIKSEVVVTEDGYKIEAALKWTDIAPVEGAKVGLDIQVNDADNSGKRVGTLNWADKTGNGWSSTEVFGTILLADGSDVPTPEVPTPETPEEPEGTLVTKYGKTYVVTANGEKLTGLQKVDGNMYYCKADGKVSKNALFTFEGAVYCAGADGVLARNVKLEKYHNEYFFGDDCKAKTGFVTYDGQDYFCKDNGRVAKDYMITVGDKKYYAKKDGTLAKNEQIVKLFRRYTFDENGVLIKTEKGIF